The following are encoded together in the Vanrija pseudolonga chromosome 7, complete sequence genome:
- the Abcb10 gene encoding ATP-binding cassette sub-family B member 10, mitochondrial, which produces MIPSSLAVGLRLGACPQRWGVRGQLALRHLGPLPSGHRVQAARYSSAPTPEKSSAAATSDSASASATPPAPVASPSPAPARRGLIARLTSSLALPKHKASVKEGESASSIRKLAALAVPERKTLSVAVGLLLVSSSVSMLVPLTIGKIIDFFSSNATTFLGMSFPVAASLLTAAFFVGATANAGRVILMRTAGQRIIARIRNQAYLSTLRQEPEFADRSAGDIVSRLNADSNILGDSVTSNLSDGLRAIISASVGVVAMFWISSKLTLVMLCVVPPISLGAVFYGRYLRKLSNQTQEALGDMSKTAEEKLNAFKTVTAYNAQALEGKEFSTKVNEVFSLAKREALASGIFFGATGLTGNLAMLCLLSYGGHLVASGAITVGDLTSLLIYSGYVGGSVSGLTSFFSGIMKGVGAGGRVFYLLDRQSKIPLGVGKELSASRNGPIKFDNVRFTYPSRPEVEVLKGINLEIRPGQSVALVGTSGSGKSSILSLLDRFYDPQHGTISFDGSDIKSFTPESWRDRIGVVFQDPILFEGTVHDNIAYGSPHATRVEVEEAARKANCDFIWDLPQGFDTMIGKASLSGGQRQRVSIARALVRNPSILLLDEATSALDSGSENAVNRAIDDIIHKQNITVVLAAHRLSSIARAERVVVLENGVISEEGPYDVLSKAEGSRFRALMAAQLLLEQSGKGEAAATAAAEQEKEAA; this is translated from the exons ATGATTCCCAGTAGTCTTGCTGTTGGGTTGAGACTGGGCGCGTGCCCACAACGGTGGGGGGTGCGTGGGCAACTAG CCCtgcgccacctcggccccctCCCCAGTGGCCATCGCGTCCAAGCAGCGCGGtacagctcggcgccaacaCCGGAGAAGAGCAGCGCAGCCGCGACGTcggactcggcctcggcctcggccaccccTCCCGCGCCTGTTGCGTCACCATCACCGGCACCAGCACGTCGTGGGCTGATCGCCCGCCTCACTTCCTCCCTCGCACTTCCCAAGCACAAGGCATCagtcaaggagggcgagtcggcgtcgagcatccgcaagctcgcggcgctcgccgtccccgaACGCAAGACGCtcagcgtcgccgtcggtctGTTGCTCGTATCTTCCTCCGTGTCCATGCTGGTCCCCCTCACTATTGGCAAGATCATCGACTTCTTCTCGTCCAACGCGaccaccttcctcggcaTGTCGTTCCCCGTCGCTGCGAGCCTGTTgacggcggccttcttcgtCGGCGCCACTGCTAACGCCGGACGCGTGATCCTCATGCGCACGGCCGGACAGCGCATCATCGCGAGGATAAGGAACCAGGCGTATCTGTCCACTCTGCGCCAGGAGCCCGAGTTCGCCGACCGCTCAGCAGGCGACATTGTGTCGCGCCTCAACGCCGACTCCAACATCCTCGGCGACTCGGTCACGTCCAACTTGTCCGACGGCCTGCGCGCCATCATCTCGGCaagcgtcggcgtcgtcgccatgtTCTGGATCTCGAGCAAGCTCACGCTCGTCATGCTCTGTGTCGTCCCGCCTATTTCGTTGGGAGCCGTCTTCTATGGAAGGTACCTCCGCAAGCTCTCAAACCAGACCCAGGAGGCCCTCGGTGACATGTCCAAgaccgccgaggagaagctcAACGCGTTCAAGACGGTCACGGCGTACAATGCTCAGGCtctcgagggcaaggagtTCTCGACCAAGGTCAACGAGGTGTTCAGTCTCGCCAAGCGTGAGGCACTCGCCTCGGGTATCTTCTTCGGCGCGACGGGTTTGACTGGCAACCTTGCGATGCTGTGCCTGCTCAGCTACG GTGGTCACCTCGTCGCTAGCGGCGCGATTACTGTCGGCGACCTCACGTCCTTGCTCATCTACAGTGGCTATGTCGGCGGCTCAGTGTCAGGCCTGACGTCCTTCTTCAGCGGCATCATGAAGG GCGTCGGTGCTGGTGGCCGTGTGTTCTACCTCCTCGATCGCCAATCGAAGATcccgctcggcgtgggcaAGGAGCTCTCGGCGAGCCGCAACGGCCCGATCAAGTTCGACAACGTGCGCTTCACCTACCCTTCCCGGCctgaggtcgaggtgctcaaggGCATCAACCTCGAGATCCGGCCGGGCCAGTcggtcgccctcgtcggcacaTCAGGCAGCGGCAAGTCTTCGATCCTGTCTCTTCTCGACCGCTTCTACGACCCGCAGCACGGCACGATCAGCTTCGACGGCTCGGACATCAAGTCGTTCACGCCCGAGTCGTGGCGCGACCGCATTGGTGTGGTCTTCCAGGACCCGATCCTTTTCGAGGGCACAGTGCACGACAACATTGCATACGGCAGCCCTCACGCCacgcgcgtcgaggttgaaGAGGCGGCCAGGAAGGCCAACTGCGACTTCATCTGGGACCTGCCGCAGGGCTTTGACACGATGA TCGGCAAGGCGAGCCTGTCCGgcggccagcgccagcgcgtgTCTATCGCGCGTGCGCTGGTGCGCAACCCGTCCATTCTGCTACTTGATGAGGCAacgtcggcgctcgactcgggctCGGAGAACGCCGTCAACCGCGCCATCGACGACATTATCCACAAGCAGAACATTACagtcgtgctcgctgcgcacCGGCTGAGCTCGattgcgcgcgccgagcgcgtcgtcgtgctcgagaaTGGCGTCATCTCTGAGGAGGGCCCGTACGACGTGCtctccaaggccgagggcagccGCTTCCGCGCGCTCATGGCCGCGCAGCTGTTGCTCGAGCAGAGCGGGAagggcgaggccgctgccaccgcggcggcagagcaggagaaggaggccgccTAG